TGTTTTGAGTAACCTTTCGAGTCGTCGTGCATAGGCGCGATCGCGTCCAATTCGAGGCACATTCAACCGGATACGTCCTGGAATCGCATGAACTACGCTGTAAGCAATTTCTGCAGGCTGTGCTGCTACTTCAATAGATTTATGCTCCACTTTCGATAATGAAGGTTGGTCAGTTGTATTGGGTTTTGTCGAAGATTTATTATTCTCTGCTTTTCGCGAAGAAGGGACTGCACTTGTTTGTGATTTTGATTGAAGTTCGTCTATAACCCGACGAGTCGCATTTGCTGTCACATAGTAAACTGGAATCGATGCCAAACCGCTGATTCCGAGTCCTCCAGTGACTGCCAATCCCGTAAATAAGGGAATAAACGAAATGCCTTGCTCTTTCCAAAAATTAGGAGATTTCCATGCAGCGAAAGGGTCTTTTAAACTTCCTGTCTGAGGCGAAGCTTGCAACGGATGTATGTTCAATTGCTGGAGTCGTTCCAACATTTGAGGTAAGGGCAGTTTCTTCTCATCAAAGTTAACAACTAAACTGCCTGTTTGCTCATTGACAAAGACTTCCCTCACGCCGTCTTGCTTTCGTAACTGTTGAGAGATTGTTTCAAATATCGAGTTATGACTACCGTCAGTAGCGCGGATTCTAACGCGTCCTGTTGTTGCATGAACAACTTGCAATTCAACTATGGGTGGCTGCATCAGTGACTCTGCACCAGATTTGTTAATAGTTTCACTTGATTCATCGCTTAATTGCTGAGACGAGAATAAATCCACAGGCTCTTTTTCCTGAGGACTTACTCTCTCGCTACTACTGAGAGTTTTGGCCATTTACCCGATTACTGCGTCAAGCCTGATGGTTAACAATAGGTTAAGTGTACCTTAATTTCTTAGGTGAATTTTCATTCTTCAGAATGATTTATAGTTAAGTATTGTTAACAAGTTGTTTTTGATATTGCTGTTCTGTGATTATATCCAAAGTACTTTCCAGCCTATCCAGAAAGATGATACCATCAAGGTGGTCATGTTCATGTTGAAAAATACGAGCGACAAAATCAGTAAATTCCTGCTTTTGCGTTTTCCCATGTCGGTCTGTGTATTCCACTTCAATTTCTTGGTATCTGGGAACTAGCCCCCTAATCCCTGGAACACACAAACAACCCTCCCAGCCTTTGACTATCTCGGTCGAATGGGCAATGATTTTAGGATTAATCATCGCAGTTGGTTCCATTTCTGGAGCGTTGGGATATCTGGGATTGGGGCGAGAGGCAACAATAAATAAACGAGAAGATTGAGCCACTTGAGGTGCAGCAATACCGACACCATTAGCTTGAGCAACTGTTGTTACTAGATCGTCAATTAGTTTTTGAATCTGCTCATCATTGATGTTTTCAACGAAGGATCCTTTTTGACGTAGTATCGGCTCGCCTAGTTGAAGAATTGATAATAATTTACCCATAATAACTTTTAATAATAGCTCTCATCGAGAAAATTTATGAAAGAGAAAATATGAATCAGGAATATTTGTTTAATTCATAATTCATACTTTATCATTTTTATTCTGCTACTGCGGGCGCATAAATAAACATACCATTCAAATGAGTGCGAAAAGCTTATAAGGTCAGCTTCTTGTGAAGTGCGTCCCTCTAGGACATGTTTGGAATGAGCCAATGAGCGAATTCAGCTTTTATACCTTTCATACCATTTCACAATCGGACCTGATAAAAATGATTGGTCTTTAATTCTTTCTCCCTGCTCCCTGTGCTCGCGTGCTCTCTATTTGTATCAAGCTTAAAGTGAAACGGTATTAGCGGTATTAGCTTCCACGTCGAGCTGGTAAAGGTGCGGGTTGAATAGCTATTTGTGTTGTTTGCCCATTACGTATAACTTCCAATTCTAAAGAAGAACCAATTTTACTCTTTTCCACTATCTTTTGCACTTCTTCTATTTTAGTGACTGGCTGGTTACTAATGCTTTGAATCACATCTCCTGTTTTTAGTCCAGCAGAAGCTGCGGGAGAACGGGGTACAACATCAATTAATAAAACTCCCTTATCTGTTGTCAAGTTAATACCGAATTTTGAATTCACTTGTTCTTTAATATCTGGAGTCAAAGTCGCCAT
This portion of the Brasilonema sennae CENA114 genome encodes:
- a CDS encoding HMA2 domain-containing protein: MAKTLSSSERVSPQEKEPVDLFSSQQLSDESSETINKSGAESLMQPPIVELQVVHATTGRVRIRATDGSHNSIFETISQQLRKQDGVREVFVNEQTGSLVVNFDEKKLPLPQMLERLQQLNIHPLQASPQTGSLKDPFAAWKSPNFWKEQGISFIPLFTGLAVTGGLGISGLASIPVYYVTANATRRVIDELQSKSQTSAVPSSRKAENNKSSTKPNTTDQPSLSKVEHKSIEVAAQPAEIAYSVVHAIPGRIRLNVPRIGRDRAYARRLERLLKTEPQVTNVRVSPDAASIAITYKSEIPVSHWVGLMLLADKTIAPTNPIKIEDQALTQPVDQPSEEPAKLTAQTNARKRKTNQALTQPVDQPSEEPPKSTTLKQQPIVETPGLWSDFKSPALNTALSFMANFPLDPVPDQGILEDINGWFNNAISIPLI
- the def gene encoding peptide deformylase, whose protein sequence is MGKLLSILQLGEPILRQKGSFVENINDEQIQKLIDDLVTTVAQANGVGIAAPQVAQSSRLFIVASRPNPRYPNAPEMEPTAMINPKIIAHSTEIVKGWEGCLCVPGIRGLVPRYQEIEVEYTDRHGKTQKQEFTDFVARIFQHEHDHLDGIIFLDRLESTLDIITEQQYQKQLVNNT